ACTCCTAAGTTCTACAAACAAATCTTCTACCACACCTTCTCTAAAATAATGTTCTcccattttataaataaatgctcATAGAACTGATCTAATTTTCTTCATTCGCTTACAATCATTATGATTTTGTGTTCTTCTGAGATGTctacaacaacaacaacaacttttttttaatttataggaaACAATAATTCTCGCCCCAATCAGTTGCTCAAAGAGCATCAGGGAGGTGATGGCGTTCAATGGAGAGGCAGCCGTGGAGGAGGAGGCGGAGGCGGTGGCGGTACAGGGGGCGGCGGGACCGTTCATGTCAACGGCGGCACCCCCGGAAACGGAACCCTCGGTATCGGGAACGGGGGTGACCAAACAGAACGAAACATGTACGACTGCGACAATGTGGACTCCGCTATTGAATCTAACCAGTTGGAGAGGGGGCGCTCAACTGAGAATGACCCTATTCACCTCAAGAGACGGGTGGGACTCGTCAGTGGGGTGGCTTTAATTGTTGGAACGATGATAGGTAAGGTTGGAATGAGGATAGATAAGTTGATTCGTCAAATCCGGGCAATGCTGGTGACTGTTTAAATGAAGACTTGTCAAGTCTATATAACTTATCTGTAAAACATGGCTTACAGTTAAAACCTAAGAAATCTGTTGCGATGTTATTCaccaaacaaaatttaaggcagcacttattggaaaatttaaagatataaatTAATAACGAGTTTATCGTATTTgaagatatttgcaaaaatctcGGTTTGTACATTGATGTAGGATTAAGATTCTCATATCATGTGACATCAAAATTGCAGAAAGCCTATTCAATGTTGAAAACTTTATATCCGCAGCGCCATGAGTTAAATGTGGATACTAAGCGAATGCTGTGCGACTCTCTCATTCTTTCtcatttttaacttttgtgatatGGCCCTTGTTTAGACGACAAAGATAAAAAGcgtatacaaaaattacaaaatgcatgtataagatttatttttggtattcgCGGGCCATATGGAGTATCGCACAGGTTGAAAGATCTTGAGTGGCATGTCTGTCATCGAGGAGAGAGTTACATTATGTGGTGttttgttacaatatttttaagatgAGGTGCCCACAATTTCGTTTGGATAGGGTGGTATTTAGAGCTGATATTCATCATCAGGCTAATGTTAGAAATAGACGGCGTTTAGATATTCCACGACatcgaaaagaaatttttaaacgatcattttcttataatattgcatctgtagtaaataaatatattactgatcTTTCGCTAACGACAAATGGCTTCCGAAAATGCATGAAATCTAACCtccagaatattatttaaaaacagagcaatgcattaaaaatatgaattttggatttgttctaggtttttatttttgtatattctctttttcatttcatttatgtaaaaatgttttaaatgtgttttctCGATTTTTgtacactatttatttatttttctttaagtacTTACTATTAGATACTTTTTTGGATCAATTATTCTACTTTATAGGCTACAACAGCCCTCAACTGCGTTGAGAAGCTGAAATTGTGCCTTTTAATCCGCATTTTgtctgtaattttttgttaccatgatgttttttttttacagctttgtaaacatatgtatatgtagattaataaactttattattattattataattataattttatattatttctttaggaaaataaattaatgtggAAATGTAAGAAAACGGACATgtgacaaaagaaaaatatagtcTTTGAACTAAGGAACTTAaaagtttaaacttaaattaaatgatgGATTAGACAATATACTTTAGTTGGTTAAGCTTTAATAACATACATTTCTTTTACAGGGTCTGGAATTTTCGTGTCACCGTCGGGTCTATTAGAAAGAACCGGCTCAATTGGAATGAGTTTTGTCATTTGGATGTCGTGTGGACTTCTGTCTCTTTTaggtaaattatatttatttacacggAGACTTATATTGGCAGCCCCAAATGCATAAGTTTAGTGTACTTATATGCTTAAAAATGTTGCAACAGTGGGAATTCAAAATTGCCTGACTGCGcttctgataaaataaaatgtcgtgaataaaatataatttttcggTCTTGGCGCTCGACCAGCGGCCAacaatttgtacaaaattcaTGAGAATAAACATAAAATGTTTTCGAAAGAGTTTACATTTTCGTGGCGCCCAACCTGgagataattttataatatttaaaatagaaagttTGAGGATAGGTAGTGACACGGCTATACAATCTTCTATTCTGTcatattaaatcaaatattccTCTAACTGCTATGCATGAGTCATTAACAATGTATCATAGTCGTAGATAAGTCAAATAAAACCTTTCTTTTTCCAAGTTTTTGCAAATGATTTTATTGAGTTGATATTGATGCTTCATGAAATTAAGCAGGTAAAAACAACCTCTATTCGACGTGATTAATTTGTCAGATTTAGATCATATTGCGTTAGTAGATATCCAAAAATGATTCAAATGATATCCAATGGACTGTCGAACAACACACTTTTGGACGGCCATTATTTGTCCCATAATGGGCACTTATTTAGACCAGTTTTGGACATATTCTCTCAATGGGTCCaaaacttggaaaaaaaattaaatgggttttcgtattaaaaaacaaatagagCCAAAACAAATTCATTCTTTATCATTCTTCATTTGTGAATGGTATgaacaaacttaataaaataagttaactAAGTTAACTAAtataataacttaattaataaatataaaagccCATTAAGTAAGAatctattataaagaaaattgcgTTACGTTGCTCTTTAAGATAAAAACAAACcctaaatttataaaactgcAAGtggaaaatagaaaattatttctggCGCCCAACGTGTGCTCAATAATCTGGTAAAAATGTATAAAGATAAATCAGATATAGCGAAAAAGAAAGCTAGGAATTGGGTATAAATATTACGTCAATCTCTTGGTTCCTTGGATCCAGaacaatattattacaaaatcaaATAATCTAGTAAACTATTTTAGGTGCGCTCGCGTATGCCGAGTTAGGCACGATGAACACATCATCCGGTGCAGAATACGCCTATTTCATGGATGCTTTTGGTGCCCCACCTGCGTTCCTGTTTTCCTGGGCTAGCACCCTCGTCCTGAAACCCTCGCAAATGGCAATAATATGTCTAAGTTTTGgaaaatacgccgtggaagcgTTTGTTACCGAGTGCGAACCGCCGGAGATCGTAGTTAAGTTGGTTGCCCTACTCGCTATgggtttgtattttttttaacctaacaTTTACTAAAGCCTATCCAGTGAGATAAGCCTGTGCAGCAAAGCCAGTCCTCAGTTTATCTGAAAGGTTCCCATCTTTATGAATAAGATGGAGAAAGCAAACGTAAcaacaaattgtaaaattgatGTCATTATCTCGTTTCACTGGATACAGTTGATGTTTACTTTAACataaattattgtgttttttagtGGTGATTTTGTATGTCAATTGCTACAGCGTGAACCTTGCTACCAGTGTACAAAATGTGTTTACTGCAGCAAAGCTAGTGGCCGTCTTAATTGTAATATTGGGAGGAGCATATAAAATGATTGATGGTAAATATACGTTTATccaataaaataacataatattgAATTGTGCCCTTTTAAGGTAACACccagcatttaaaaaatcccTTCGCCAATACCCAGTATTCCGTGGGTAATATTGCGACGGCATTTTACACTGGCTTATGGGCCTACGACGGCTGGAATAATTTAAACTACGTCAccgaagaaataaaaaatccctCCAGGTATACGCTCAATAAAACGCCTTAATCAGTctgaagtaatatttttaatgttgtagGAATTTGCCCAGAAGTATAATAATAGGAATTCCTTTGGTAACCATTTGTTACGCCCTCATAAATATATCATATCTGACCGTTATGTCACCTATGGAAATGATGACCAGTGAGGCTGTGGCAGTGGTTTTTGGAAATCGATTGCTAGGTAATTCAGGTGTTTGTATAATATTTCTTAagctaaatattattttataggaGTTATGGCATGGCTGATGCCTTTGTCGGTTACAATTTCAACTTTTGGGTCTGCAAACGGAACACTGTTTGCCGCAGGAAGGCTGTGCTTTGCTGCAAGTCGAGAGGGTCACCTTTTGGATATTTTGTCTTATGTGCATGTGAGGAGATATACGCCGTCCCCTGGGTTAATCTTTCAcgtaagtttagtttttaatcaAAGTCACATCTAGTTTATCTTTTATTAGTGCCTATGATTTTTCTACCTTCTACAAATTTGCCATGAGTCGacaaattcatccattatcccaaagatgctggtcatacgttttttaaaaatcaataacacAAAACGCAAAATCTTTTacgtgatgctgtagattttgtattattgctttttataaaatgaGGGTGCAAACCTATTGTTATCCGTTTTTTAAGGGTTCCAAACTCCCTGTTCTGGTTTTATTACTGTTCCTTAAGTTCGCTGTAGGGTGTATATCTTCATGtaacaatttaaatttgtttgagtATTTTCAATATGGGTAGCATTtggattcaaaataaatttttatgttattaggGACCTTTTTAAAATTGGAAAGGAATTGCGAGTTACACTTGCCAGATTttgaaaaagtattaaattaaacaatCCTTTTTTAGTAAAGATTCAATGCAGTCCTCGTAGTTAGCTAAATTTAAGCCTAACCAGCAAGTGAGTACATTTTAGCTTTTACTTTGTAGAAATGCAAAATATTGAATAGAATGCGATTGACAGTTAGGATTTGCAATGAGCGGTGATGATAACTTCTCGAACAAGCCTTTTGCTTGAGACACACTTTTTTGATTGATCTAATTCTTTTTTTCCCACTATTAAAAACTATCAAGGTTCCTTTCTATTAAATACTTCGATCAAGAATTGCCGTATTGAATTTGTTTTATCTGGTCCGTAAAAAATGATGCCTAACTACTTTCATTTATTATGTTTAAACGCAACCGTGAATGCGCATTAGCGAAATGTGAATTAACATAAAACGCATGGACACCTTAATTCTCATAGTCCTATGGTTGCAACCTTTGatgtgatgctcaaattacgagacagttttaccactaacctttttaatcttctcccgaagatgttaatatcgttagcgaaacacgtgtcgggagtaaaaataaagagttttggttagtggtaaaactgtagTTAGACCCTACGtctcattattttaaaatgttttaaatatgtcgATGATCTCGCTGTAATGCGCGTTAAAGTAGCGTGTATACGGGAGAGGTTGCAAATTCGCATTAATTTTCAGTGCTGCCAACCGCGTcagggaaaaaaaaattaatttcattttgctGTGGTGTGCCTTATCGtgttttcacaaaatttaaagaattttatttttttatttataatttgtttaatttatcaataaatcatTTAGGTTGGCAATAAAAGACAGCTGGTTAACATCAACGTTAAAACCTCGTCTTAAAACCGTTGTGTAAACTCAGCGTTTTTGCTCTAATTCGCATTAGCCGCTAATTCGCATTAATGCCACGTGTAAACTTAGTAATTGACTTAAACGTTGTTAAGAACTTTATCAACGTTTTTAGGATATAACTTCACGTAACAAGATTTGTACAGAGAAGataaacaaacttaataaatcaaatatcaaaCTCAAAGATTTATCAGCAATGACTAAAATAGAGGATTTAATTATGAGAAAAAGAAAGGATAAAGCTTATCTACATGTATtcatttttaactattaaatCGAAAATAAAGAGTCGTAATCTTCTTGTGTCATTTTTATTCACTCTAGAGCGTTCCTATAACCAATCTTATTGATAGAGAAGAGTAATTagtaaataacaaatatttgacTACCTTGtgatgttattatttaatatttggtcTATTTAAAGTGGAtcagtttttaaaatcaattttaatgtattaatattaaagaacGGTATTGACTGAATAATCAGTAATGATTATTTAGTTTCATTCTAATACTGGTGACATATCTGCaatcgtaaataatttttgataatctttttcataattaattattttattgattttagattGATAACATAATGTTACTAGGAAGGCTTATCGGAATccttacaatattaaatttcattttgaattatttcaacaCTTAGTCACTATGACGAAAGGATAAAATAGTCTctattttattgctttaatgTCTCACTCTAGAAGATAATATACTATTAAcactattaatatatataatttcaaTCATAAATCAAGCTGCGTTATTAAATCTAGGAAGATAATACTTTGGAATAGTTATAatgataaaatcaataattatattaagcaacaaatatttaatcgatttattaaaactgcaggtaaaaaaaatgataaaattaaggGCATAATGAGAATCATTTACTCCCGAATTATATCAAGAATCATTTCATTGATTTCAGCAAACTTCTAATAGATTAAGAAGGCTAATTGGAATACCTTAACTCCTTAAAATcactataatgattaattttttagccAATAAGGCATGTAATTAattcaagaattattttttagtcAATAATCGCTGGTGCGATGGTCATGTATGGAACGATCGACTCATTGATAGATTTCTTCAGCTTCACCGCTTGGATTTTCTATGGTGGAGCTATGTTAGCACTCATTGTTATGAGATATACAAAACCAAATTATCCTAGACCCTATAAGGTAACTTTTAACAcagatttgttttgtttttaattattgatttttcagGTGCCAATTGTAATACCGTATCTAGTATTGTTGATCTCGTTTTATCTGATAATAGGTCCTATCGTGGATAAACCGACTATTGAGTACCTGTATGctgcattatttattttaggcgGGATGGTTTTTTATGTTCCTTTTGTACACTACAAATGGCGCATACCATTCATGGgtaaaaaccaattttattatttgatatattattaaaaatatgaagaacattcattatattaatatacactgctcaacaatcaaagtggatattataaaaatctgcaattttagtttgtcaatgatttacaataaaacaaaattaaatgtaataaataaatctctatTAAGTTCACTCACAATagccccaaaaaaaattaaataaacagatatctcctaaaaaatttaaatttttaacacacaacaggaaaaattaaaataaaattacactcTGTAAAGCGAGCCCCAAAGCCctgtcataaaaattaatacctCGTAGGTCCACCCCTGGCTCGTCTTAGTGCTGTCACCCTGTTTGGCATATAGTTCTTATTAAGTTGTTAATGTAGTCTTGAGGAATGTTTTGCCATATTTCCGGTAATTGATTGGCTAGTTGTTCTAAGGTTTAATCTTCGAGACATTTCGGCCCATACATGTTCAATGCAATTCATGTCGAGTCAATGTGGTGGCCAGTCCATTCTGGTAATGCCATGAAATTCAATGCGATCATTGACAATTCTCGCACGGTGCGGGCGCGCATTATCATCGATTAAAACGAATTCTTCGCCTATTGCACCAAAAAATGGTACAATTATGTTTTCTATAATAATGtctctatattttatatatatatcttattaTAGCGTTCATTGTTTCATTTCTTAACACCACTAAAAGGGTGGTGGGCGCCATCAAATTTTCATGGTATCGCTGTCCCCTTTCCCTCCACACCAAAATTCGACCATCACACATATGTAGCCGAAATCTAAACTCATCCGTAAACATACAAGACCTccagttttgaaaattccaaTTACTGAGTTCTATTGCCCACTGATTTCTGCATGCACGATGTTCCCCCGTCAACCGTGGATGTGTGGCACATCGTCTGGCTCTTAAATTGGACGCATGTAATCTTCTTCTAACAGTCTTATTAGTCCCTCCCAGTAGCATGCCTTAAGTAGCTGTTAATTCTCGAAGCCGTAAATGTTCGGTTTCTTCTTACGGTTACTGTTATATAGCGGTCTTGAGTCATGGCTCCACCATGCCTGTAAGCTGCAGACCCAGTCTCTACATATCGATTCCATGCACGACTCACGACACTTTGGGACACATTAAGCCGGTTAGCAACTTCTTCTTGAGTTGGGCCCTCCTATAGCCAACGTACTAATTGCTCGAGTTGCACTGTTTTAACCTTCGTAgaaccattatttttaagaaagcaaAGAGATTTATTGGAACAATGAGAATAATAAAGTCTCTACAAGCACTTTTATATGACTAAATTGTTAGGATTTTGAAACCGAATTCTTTAAAAGAGATaagaatgtatgaaaaaaaggaaaaaacgacaaaaaatatttgctatcaaCAGGATTTACTCATAGCATAAAAcacaactttttattttatttttttaggcaaatttcggtaatttataaaatatccagTTCGATTGTCGAGCAGTTTATATCACtcatagccatttaagttatgcatgtaatttttttaaattgtttttagatGGTCTGACCGCATTTTTACAAATGTTACTAGAAGTTGCTCCAACAACAAACATGTTCGATTAGCAGCGAACAAACATTGAAGGGTTTTAAAAATGACGTGGCATTTGacaattttacttaattttgtaCCAAAAGagcaataatataatatggtGAAGAGCGTTTTGTTTTCGAAATTCAAACAGAAAGTTTGAACCATGTAATGTTTGATGCTATAagacagatttaattttaaagtatgaGTGGTAATGCTGTGAAGGCCAGAAATGTTACTTTATTTGGCCAATGCtgagtttttgttaattttaaggAGTTTTTTTAGATTGTCATAAATATAGAATTAAATGGTTCTAACTTAGAAAGCggagaataattaaataatacgaTAATAATTTAGATATCATGTTAACATTAAGAAGGAACCGCTTACATTAAGAAGGAACATTAAATGagctaaatataaaatgaataaataacaattttagaaacaatTTATAGGCATTTAAATGCAAAATCTGTGTACAATATTTCTTGCATTTAATGTATTTTCTTAATGTTCGTTTATATAGAAGTAACTGCATTTACATATTAAAAGGAACTAgagattcaaaatatttttaagagaaCCCGTtgattttttaccttttaacattggtacaaatatttttttaaatttgttatcatCAGGTTGATACCTATAGTAAGTCTTtagacaaaaaataatataaatggacaattattttttgtgtttttacctatAAGGTgtctattttgtttaaataaaaacaaataaaattatagatcaagttttttattttaccctaataatataaaaaagaattcaGTATGATACTTAGTAAGGTTCCGCATCccacataattatttataatttaaatagtttaaaaggATTTTCCTCAAAGAAGATGTATCAGAAAAATCTGCCAATGCCAATGATTTTCTCAAAGCAATCCTAAAATAGCGTTGAAAGTTATGCAATAATGTTTTGTTGATTTTACGTGTGGGATATTTTAAACggaaatttaatgtattttttttttaaatctaaaattacaACTAAGTTATATTACTATGATTGAAATAAGTTTGAATGAAGACCCACACTGATTTACATagttttcaagtaaattttcaaagaaagttaTAATCTCAATGTTATAGTGAGCTCTTCAAGGTTTAGATAGATATcctaaaattattcaatttatcGGAA
The genomic region above belongs to Anthonomus grandis grandis chromosome 6, icAntGran1.3, whole genome shotgun sequence and contains:
- the LOC126737835 gene encoding b(0,+)-type amino acid transporter 1, with amino-acid sequence MYDDEFFTNRHLFSGNNNSRPNQLLKEHQGGDGVQWRGSRGGGGGGGGGTGGGGTVHVNGGTPGNGTLGIGNGGDQTERNMYDCDNVDSAIESNQLERGRSTENDPIHLKRRVGLVSGVALIVGTMIGSGIFVSPSGLLERTGSIGMSFVIWMSCGLLSLLGALAYAELGTMNTSSGAEYAYFMDAFGAPPAFLFSWASTLVLKPSQMAIICLSFGKYAVEAFVTECEPPEIVVKLVALLAMVVILYVNCYSVNLATSVQNVFTAAKLVAVLIVILGGAYKMIDGNTQHLKNPFANTQYSVGNIATAFYTGLWAYDGWNNLNYVTEEIKNPSRNLPRSIIIGIPLVTICYALINISYLTVMSPMEMMTSEAVAVVFGNRLLGVMAWLMPLSVTISTFGSANGTLFAAGRLCFAASREGHLLDILSYVHVRRYTPSPGLIFHSIIAGAMVMYGTIDSLIDFFSFTAWIFYGGAMLALIVMRYTKPNYPRPYKVPIVIPYLVLLISFYLIIGPIVDKPTIEYLYAALFILGGMVFYVPFVHYKWRIPFMDGLTAFLQMLLEVAPTTNMFD